In Lapillicoccus jejuensis, the DNA window TCGGGCGCGCATCCCGTCGACGATCCCCGCGATGTGGTCGGCCGGTAGGTGGCCGAGCCGCCCGAAGTCCTGCGCCCGCATCCCGTCGGTGAGCGCCAGCAGCGCGTGGGACTCCCCCCCGCCGATGCCCTCGGCCATGAGGGCGGCGATGTGACCGCCGCCACGGTGCTCCCGCAGCAGGGTCGCCGCGTGCCACAGCCGGGCGACCGGGTCGGTCGGGAGCGGTAGCGCCCGCAGACCGGCGTAAAGCGCGCGCCCTTCCACGGGGGCCGCGAGCCCGGCCACCAGGGCCAGGTCGGCCGCCCGCGCCACCTGCGCCGAGTCCGCCGCGTCACCGAGCAGCCGCCGCAGCGCCGCGACCGCGCCACGCTCGCGGGCGGCGAGGGCGGCCTCGGGTGTCGTCACCGACCACACCCAGGGGAGGTGCCGCGCCGCCTCACCCGGCGCGAAGTTGTGGAAGACCGCGTGCACGACCTCCGCCGGGACGAGCCCGAGCGGCGCGGCCCGCGAGGCGAAGTAGCCGTCCCAGTAGCCCCGTAGCCCGAGCGCCATCAGCTCGGCCGTCGGCTCCTCCGACATGTAGGAGACCAGGTGGAAGGGCTCGAGGAGCTCCCACACCCGGCGGGCGACGGGGCGCCGTACGGGGTCCTGCACGGTCAGTTCCAGCTGGCCGGGGGCCCGAACCGCGGCGCCATCGTCACGCCCAGATCGGTCTCGAGCTGGGTCTCGCGCTTGGCGGTCCGCAGCACCATCCCGAGCCGGGTCTCGGTGTCCGGGGCGGCGAGCAGCAGCTGCGCCTCGGACGGCTCGAGCTCGAGCACCTGCGGCGCCCACCACGACACCCCCGTGGGGTCGTCCGGCGGCCGGCCGTCGTCGGAGAGCGC includes these proteins:
- a CDS encoding SCO6745 family protein, with the translated sequence MQDPVRRPVARRVWELLEPFHLVSYMSEEPTAELMALGLRGYWDGYFASRAAPLGLVPAEVVHAVFHNFAPGEAARHLPWVWSVTTPEAALAARERGAVAALRRLLGDAADSAQVARAADLALVAGLAAPVEGRALYAGLRALPLPTDPVARLWHAATLLREHRGGGHIAALMAEGIGGGESHALLALTDGMRAQDFGRLGHLPADHIAGIVDGMRARGLVGDDGWLTDEGRATKARVEAVTDALAEPAYDALSDVELTALVGLLEPLLARLVAAGSR